From Meles meles chromosome 5, mMelMel3.1 paternal haplotype, whole genome shotgun sequence, one genomic window encodes:
- the SGK1 gene encoding serine/threonine-protein kinase Sgk1 isoform X2 has translation MGEMQGALARARLESLLRPRHKKRAEAQKRSESFLLTGLAFMKQRRMGLNDFIQKIANNSYACKHPEVQSILKISQPQEPELMNANPSPPPSPSQQINLGPSSNPHAKPSDFHFLKVIGKGSFGKVLLARHKAEEAFYAVKVLQKKAILKKKEEKHIMSERNVLLKNVKHPFLVGLHFSFQTADKLYFVLDYINGGELFYHLQRERCFLEPRARFYAAEIASALGYLHSLNIVYRDLKPENILLDSQGHIVLTDFGLCKENIEHNGTTSTFCGTPEYLAPEVLHKQPYDRTVDWWCLGAVLYEMLYGLPPFYSRNTAEMYDNILNKPLQLKPNITNSARHLLEGLLQKDRTKRLGAKDDFMEIKSHVFFSLINWDDLINKKITPPFNPNVSGPSDLRHFDPEFTEEPVPNSIGRSPDSILLTASVQEAAEAFLGFSYAPPMDSFL, from the exons ATGGGGGAGATGCAGGGCGCGCTGGCCAGGGCCCGGCTCGAGTCTCTGCTTCGGCCCCGCCACAAAAAGAGGGCCGAGGCGCAGAAACGCAGCGAGTCCTTCCTGCTGACTGGCCTGG CTTTCATGAAACAGAGGAGGATGGGCCTGAACGACTTTATTCAGAAGATTGCCAATAACTCCTATGCATGCAAACA CCCTGAAGTTCAGTCCATTTTGAAAATCTCCCAACCTCAGGAGCCTGAGCTTATGAATGCCAACCCTTCTCCTCCA ccAAGTCCTTCTCAGCAAATCAACCTTGGCCCATCATCCAATCCTCACGCTAAACCATCTGACTTTCACTTCTTGAAAGTGATTGGAAAAGGCAGTTTTGGGAAG GTTCTGCTAGCAAGACACAAAGCAGAAGAAGCATTCTATGCAGTCAAAGTTTTACAGAAGAAAGCCATCCTGAAAAAGAAGGAG GAGAAACATATTATGTCGGAACGGAATGTTCTGCTGAAGAATGTGAAACACCCTTTCCTGGTGGGCCTCCACTTCTCTTTTCAGACTGCTGACAAATTGTACTTTGTCCTTGACTACATCAACGGCGGAGAG CTGTTCTACCATCTCCAGAGGGAACGTTGCTTCCTGGAACCGCGGGCTCGCTTCTATGCTGCTGAAATAGCCAGTGCCTTGGGTTACCTGCACTCTCTGAACATCGTTTATAG agACTTAAAACCAGAGAATATTCTGCTGGATTCACAGGGACACATTGTCCTTACTGACTTTGGGCTCTGCAAGGAGAACATCGAACACAACGGCACGACATCCACCTTCTGTGGCACGCCCGAG TATCTCGCACCCGAGGTGCTCCACAAGCAACCCTATGACAGGACAGTGGACTGGTGGTGCCTGGGGGCTGTCTTATATGAGATGCTATATGGCCTG CCTCCTTTCTACAGCCGGAACACAGCTGAGATGTACGACAACATTCTGAACAAGCCCCTCCAGCTGAAGCCAAATATTACCAACTCTGCCAGACACCTCCTGGAGGGCCTCCTGCAAAAGGACAGGACAAAGAGGCTGGGCGCCAAGGACGACTTT atggagattaagagtcatgtcTTCTTCTCCCTAATTAACTGGGATGATCTCATTAACAAGAAGATTACGCCCCCTTTTAACCCAAATGTG AGTGGACCTAGCGACCTGAGGCACTTCGATCCTGAGTTCACTGAAGAGCCAGTCCCCAACTCCATCGGCAGGTCTCCCGACAGCATCCTTCTCACAGCCAGCGTTCAGGAGGCGGCCGAGGCCTTCCTGGGCTTCTCGTACGCCCCTCCCATGGACTCCTTCCTCTGA
- the SGK1 gene encoding serine/threonine-protein kinase Sgk1 isoform X3, producing MTVKTEAARGTLTYSRMRGMVAILIAFMKQRRMGLNDFIQKIANNSYACKHPEVQSILKISQPQEPELMNANPSPPPSPSQQINLGPSSNPHAKPSDFHFLKVIGKGSFGKVLLARHKAEEAFYAVKVLQKKAILKKKEEKHIMSERNVLLKNVKHPFLVGLHFSFQTADKLYFVLDYINGGELFYHLQRERCFLEPRARFYAAEIASALGYLHSLNIVYRDLKPENILLDSQGHIVLTDFGLCKENIEHNGTTSTFCGTPEYLAPEVLHKQPYDRTVDWWCLGAVLYEMLYGLPPFYSRNTAEMYDNILNKPLQLKPNITNSARHLLEGLLQKDRTKRLGAKDDFMEIKSHVFFSLINWDDLINKKITPPFNPNVSGPSDLRHFDPEFTEEPVPNSIGRSPDSILLTASVQEAAEAFLGFSYAPPMDSFL from the exons ATGACGGTGAAAACCGAGGCTGCTAGGGGCACCCTCACTTACTCCAGAATGAGGGGAATGGTAGCAATTCTTATCG CTTTCATGAAACAGAGGAGGATGGGCCTGAACGACTTTATTCAGAAGATTGCCAATAACTCCTATGCATGCAAACA CCCTGAAGTTCAGTCCATTTTGAAAATCTCCCAACCTCAGGAGCCTGAGCTTATGAATGCCAACCCTTCTCCTCCA ccAAGTCCTTCTCAGCAAATCAACCTTGGCCCATCATCCAATCCTCACGCTAAACCATCTGACTTTCACTTCTTGAAAGTGATTGGAAAAGGCAGTTTTGGGAAG GTTCTGCTAGCAAGACACAAAGCAGAAGAAGCATTCTATGCAGTCAAAGTTTTACAGAAGAAAGCCATCCTGAAAAAGAAGGAG GAGAAACATATTATGTCGGAACGGAATGTTCTGCTGAAGAATGTGAAACACCCTTTCCTGGTGGGCCTCCACTTCTCTTTTCAGACTGCTGACAAATTGTACTTTGTCCTTGACTACATCAACGGCGGAGAG CTGTTCTACCATCTCCAGAGGGAACGTTGCTTCCTGGAACCGCGGGCTCGCTTCTATGCTGCTGAAATAGCCAGTGCCTTGGGTTACCTGCACTCTCTGAACATCGTTTATAG agACTTAAAACCAGAGAATATTCTGCTGGATTCACAGGGACACATTGTCCTTACTGACTTTGGGCTCTGCAAGGAGAACATCGAACACAACGGCACGACATCCACCTTCTGTGGCACGCCCGAG TATCTCGCACCCGAGGTGCTCCACAAGCAACCCTATGACAGGACAGTGGACTGGTGGTGCCTGGGGGCTGTCTTATATGAGATGCTATATGGCCTG CCTCCTTTCTACAGCCGGAACACAGCTGAGATGTACGACAACATTCTGAACAAGCCCCTCCAGCTGAAGCCAAATATTACCAACTCTGCCAGACACCTCCTGGAGGGCCTCCTGCAAAAGGACAGGACAAAGAGGCTGGGCGCCAAGGACGACTTT atggagattaagagtcatgtcTTCTTCTCCCTAATTAACTGGGATGATCTCATTAACAAGAAGATTACGCCCCCTTTTAACCCAAATGTG AGTGGACCTAGCGACCTGAGGCACTTCGATCCTGAGTTCACTGAAGAGCCAGTCCCCAACTCCATCGGCAGGTCTCCCGACAGCATCCTTCTCACAGCCAGCGTTCAGGAGGCGGCCGAGGCCTTCCTGGGCTTCTCGTACGCCCCTCCCATGGACTCCTTCCTCTGA
- the SGK1 gene encoding serine/threonine-protein kinase Sgk1 isoform X4, with translation MKEEALKSPLKAFMKQRRMGLNDFIQKIANNSYACKHPEVQSILKISQPQEPELMNANPSPPPSPSQQINLGPSSNPHAKPSDFHFLKVIGKGSFGKVLLARHKAEEAFYAVKVLQKKAILKKKEEKHIMSERNVLLKNVKHPFLVGLHFSFQTADKLYFVLDYINGGELFYHLQRERCFLEPRARFYAAEIASALGYLHSLNIVYRDLKPENILLDSQGHIVLTDFGLCKENIEHNGTTSTFCGTPEYLAPEVLHKQPYDRTVDWWCLGAVLYEMLYGLPPFYSRNTAEMYDNILNKPLQLKPNITNSARHLLEGLLQKDRTKRLGAKDDFMEIKSHVFFSLINWDDLINKKITPPFNPNVSGPSDLRHFDPEFTEEPVPNSIGRSPDSILLTASVQEAAEAFLGFSYAPPMDSFL, from the exons atgaaagaggaagctCTAAAATCCCCTTTGAAAG CTTTCATGAAACAGAGGAGGATGGGCCTGAACGACTTTATTCAGAAGATTGCCAATAACTCCTATGCATGCAAACA CCCTGAAGTTCAGTCCATTTTGAAAATCTCCCAACCTCAGGAGCCTGAGCTTATGAATGCCAACCCTTCTCCTCCA ccAAGTCCTTCTCAGCAAATCAACCTTGGCCCATCATCCAATCCTCACGCTAAACCATCTGACTTTCACTTCTTGAAAGTGATTGGAAAAGGCAGTTTTGGGAAG GTTCTGCTAGCAAGACACAAAGCAGAAGAAGCATTCTATGCAGTCAAAGTTTTACAGAAGAAAGCCATCCTGAAAAAGAAGGAG GAGAAACATATTATGTCGGAACGGAATGTTCTGCTGAAGAATGTGAAACACCCTTTCCTGGTGGGCCTCCACTTCTCTTTTCAGACTGCTGACAAATTGTACTTTGTCCTTGACTACATCAACGGCGGAGAG CTGTTCTACCATCTCCAGAGGGAACGTTGCTTCCTGGAACCGCGGGCTCGCTTCTATGCTGCTGAAATAGCCAGTGCCTTGGGTTACCTGCACTCTCTGAACATCGTTTATAG agACTTAAAACCAGAGAATATTCTGCTGGATTCACAGGGACACATTGTCCTTACTGACTTTGGGCTCTGCAAGGAGAACATCGAACACAACGGCACGACATCCACCTTCTGTGGCACGCCCGAG TATCTCGCACCCGAGGTGCTCCACAAGCAACCCTATGACAGGACAGTGGACTGGTGGTGCCTGGGGGCTGTCTTATATGAGATGCTATATGGCCTG CCTCCTTTCTACAGCCGGAACACAGCTGAGATGTACGACAACATTCTGAACAAGCCCCTCCAGCTGAAGCCAAATATTACCAACTCTGCCAGACACCTCCTGGAGGGCCTCCTGCAAAAGGACAGGACAAAGAGGCTGGGCGCCAAGGACGACTTT atggagattaagagtcatgtcTTCTTCTCCCTAATTAACTGGGATGATCTCATTAACAAGAAGATTACGCCCCCTTTTAACCCAAATGTG AGTGGACCTAGCGACCTGAGGCACTTCGATCCTGAGTTCACTGAAGAGCCAGTCCCCAACTCCATCGGCAGGTCTCCCGACAGCATCCTTCTCACAGCCAGCGTTCAGGAGGCGGCCGAGGCCTTCCTGGGCTTCTCGTACGCCCCTCCCATGGACTCCTTCCTCTGA